One part of the Pseudemcibacter aquimaris genome encodes these proteins:
- the argB gene encoding acetylglutamate kinase, with product MTNGVVDKQELLRTADTLTEALPYMRKHAGKTFVIKYGGHAMGDEALADNFARDIVLMKQVGMNPIVVHGGGPQIGKMLERLKIESSFIDGLRVTDKATIEVVEMVLSGSINKSIVGAINKVGGKAVGLSGKDSNLVIAEPLRRTKKDPESQIEQFLDLGFVGHPKDVNADFLNMFAGSDIIPVIAPIGLGENGETYNINADTMAGAIAGALDAERLLLLTDIAGVLDKDKNLVPEMNEDMAKAFIEDGTIQGGMIPKIETCIKALHDNVGASVIIDGRVEHALLLELFTEHGAGTLIQG from the coding sequence ATGACGAATGGTGTGGTTGATAAGCAGGAACTTTTAAGAACAGCAGATACGCTTACAGAAGCCCTTCCCTATATGCGTAAGCATGCGGGAAAAACATTCGTGATTAAATATGGTGGTCACGCCATGGGGGATGAGGCACTCGCCGACAATTTTGCCCGTGATATCGTGCTGATGAAACAGGTGGGAATGAACCCGATTGTTGTGCATGGTGGCGGCCCACAAATCGGTAAAATGCTGGAACGATTAAAAATCGAAAGCTCATTCATCGATGGTCTTCGGGTTACCGATAAAGCGACCATCGAAGTTGTGGAAATGGTTCTTTCCGGCAGCATCAACAAATCAATCGTTGGCGCCATTAATAAGGTCGGTGGTAAGGCGGTTGGCCTTTCCGGTAAGGACAGTAACCTTGTGATCGCCGAACCACTACGCCGCACGAAAAAAGATCCTGAATCACAGATTGAACAATTCCTTGATCTTGGGTTTGTCGGGCATCCAAAAGATGTGAATGCGGATTTCCTAAATATGTTCGCGGGCAGTGATATTATCCCGGTGATTGCACCCATTGGCCTTGGTGAAAATGGTGAAACCTATAACATCAATGCGGACACAATGGCGGGCGCCATTGCGGGGGCGCTTGATGCGGAACGTTTATTATTGCTCACCGATATCGCAGGTGTGCTTGATAAAGACAAAAATCTTGTGCCAGAAATGAACGAAGATATGGCCAAGGCTTTCATCGAAGACGGCACAATCCAAGGCGGCATGATCCCGAAAATCGAAACATGCATCAAAGCCCTACATGATAACGTCGGCGCGTCAGTCATCATCGATGGCCGCGTTGAACATGCGTTGTTACTCGAGCTATTCACCGAACATGGTGCGGGAACGCTTATTCAGGGGTGA
- a CDS encoding DUF3526 domain-containing protein, producing the protein MTLSDIISHEWKSKLSHPVTLINILLFAAILIFGSFSGALDRDSRISKIEAHHQGVSAKTENWLKNAKAWEEKGKESGVSSWSGSAAMLTLPTSLTPGVLGDFAIGQSDFLPFTGEVALRQANIKLFSKYEFDDPVSLALGAFDLSKAVIFILPLLLIVLCFDVLSSERDSNRLGLTMAQGINLRSFFWRRVFVRGSIVLGLTIVVSTLMFIIQTNEFTSGRLSMFFIWLTGVILYAFFWMGIISFIASKNKNGETNVISLLILWAGFTLIIPAAATSVTETIYPTPSRLAYMAEAREMENEAGQEIADIANKYLLDHPELSISDESEMPAFLRTGFIVTKTTDEAISPILEEFETTALERENTLGLLRYLSPAITTHILFNDAAGTSSKRHNDYQKAVRDFKNQYAERVGPLIMSNQRLSMDEFNNIAEFHFDDQKAGQVFSNNLVALLFLALLSGILLIMADKRVRGIKGPKG; encoded by the coding sequence ATGACATTATCAGATATTATTTCCCACGAGTGGAAATCAAAACTTTCTCATCCAGTAACACTGATTAATATTTTGCTATTTGCTGCAATTCTAATCTTTGGATCATTCAGTGGTGCACTGGATCGCGACAGCAGGATCAGTAAGATTGAGGCGCACCATCAGGGCGTCTCAGCGAAAACAGAAAATTGGCTTAAGAACGCAAAAGCATGGGAAGAAAAAGGAAAAGAATCCGGCGTGTCTTCATGGTCCGGATCTGCGGCAATGTTGACTTTACCGACATCCTTAACACCAGGGGTACTTGGTGATTTTGCCATTGGACAATCGGATTTTTTGCCCTTTACTGGTGAGGTTGCCTTAAGACAGGCAAACATTAAACTTTTCTCCAAATATGAATTTGATGATCCGGTTTCACTCGCACTTGGTGCTTTTGATTTGAGTAAAGCGGTGATTTTTATTCTGCCTTTACTGCTGATTGTGCTCTGTTTTGATGTGTTGTCATCCGAACGCGACTCAAACAGACTTGGTCTTACCATGGCGCAAGGGATCAATTTGCGGTCTTTCTTCTGGCGCCGTGTATTTGTGCGCGGCAGCATCGTACTTGGATTAACCATTGTTGTTTCCACATTGATGTTCATCATTCAAACAAATGAATTTACATCGGGCCGTTTATCGATGTTTTTCATTTGGCTTACGGGTGTCATTCTTTATGCCTTTTTCTGGATGGGGATTATCAGCTTCATTGCCAGTAAAAATAAAAATGGTGAAACTAATGTTATTTCACTGCTTATCCTTTGGGCCGGATTTACATTGATTATCCCGGCGGCCGCCACATCGGTTACGGAAACAATTTATCCAACGCCATCACGCCTTGCTTATATGGCGGAAGCACGAGAAATGGAAAATGAAGCCGGACAGGAAATAGCCGATATTGCCAATAAATATCTGCTTGATCATCCGGAACTTTCCATCAGTGATGAAAGTGAAATGCCGGCGTTTCTACGCACTGGCTTTATTGTGACCAAAACAACCGATGAAGCCATTAGCCCCATTCTTGAAGAATTTGAAACAACAGCATTGGAACGTGAAAATACACTAGGGTTACTTAGATATCTTTCCCCCGCGATCACAACGCATATTTTGTTTAATGACGCGGCTGGAACATCATCCAAGCGCCATAATGATTATCAAAAAGCGGTTCGTGATTTTAAAAATCAATATGCTGAACGTGTTGGTCCGTTGATTATGTCGAACCAGCGATTAAGCATGGATGAGTTTAACAATATTGCTGAATTTCATTTTGATGATCAAAAAGCAGGGCAGGTATTTTCAAATAACCTAGTTGCATTGCTGTTTTTGGCACTGTTAAGCGGAATTCTATTGATTATGGCGGATAAACGTGTCCGCGGGATTAAAGGACCAAAAGGGTAA
- a CDS encoding DUF418 domain-containing protein — translation MIKPVSKHNRYTELDALRGFALFGILLANLYSFMGYNTYSPTEITTLPTADRSVLFMIDWFVEGKFYSIFSMLFGMGFALQAIRMEKSQDIFTAYWSRRMRLLLCIGLFHMFLVWHGDILTLYSLMGMLLILFTNFSKRALLYTSIFLLTFPIFNHLLVSFTQDASFWSLLSDKSNNWRQELGLGDFSLLELRTSDNADEVFLINVLRAITRPIGYLMSARPAGVLGMFLLGMFLIKSWNDSGNFGQLKKWPIFFIIGCVTSFGYAWTKYVSGTPYALDDFGFIQSVIYNISAPCFALGIVGAFFHYWKNEKIQKLMTFFTPLGRMALTNYLVQNSLAVMIFFGYGLALMRQIPFAYIPVIASLILLAQWVFSAYWLSRYRQGPLEYLWRKYAYRDY, via the coding sequence ATGATTAAGCCAGTCTCTAAGCATAATAGATACACAGAACTAGACGCGTTAAGAGGGTTCGCATTATTCGGAATATTGCTTGCAAATCTCTATAGTTTCATGGGTTACAATACCTATAGCCCCACTGAAATTACGACCCTACCTACTGCGGATCGGTCTGTATTATTTATGATTGACTGGTTTGTTGAAGGCAAATTCTATTCCATTTTCTCGATGCTTTTTGGGATGGGATTTGCCCTTCAAGCCATTCGCATGGAAAAAAGTCAGGACATCTTTACCGCCTATTGGTCAAGGCGCATGCGGCTACTGCTTTGTATCGGTTTATTTCATATGTTTCTGGTATGGCACGGCGACATTCTGACACTTTATAGCTTAATGGGCATGTTGCTTATTTTATTCACCAATTTTTCCAAACGAGCACTTTTATACACATCAATATTCCTGCTGACGTTTCCCATATTCAATCATCTATTGGTTAGTTTTACACAGGACGCATCATTCTGGTCATTGCTATCTGATAAATCAAACAACTGGCGACAGGAATTGGGTTTAGGTGATTTTTCTCTATTGGAACTCAGAACATCTGATAATGCAGACGAAGTATTCTTGATTAATGTTTTAAGAGCCATCACAAGACCCATTGGATACCTTATGTCTGCAAGACCTGCCGGTGTGCTTGGCATGTTTTTACTTGGCATGTTCCTGATCAAATCATGGAATGACAGTGGTAACTTTGGCCAACTTAAAAAATGGCCCATCTTTTTCATCATAGGTTGCGTTACAAGCTTTGGATACGCATGGACAAAATATGTAAGCGGCACACCATATGCCCTTGATGATTTTGGTTTTATCCAATCCGTAATTTATAACATCAGTGCCCCTTGTTTTGCTCTTGGCATTGTCGGGGCTTTTTTCCATTACTGGAAAAATGAAAAAATCCAAAAATTGATGACATTTTTTACGCCACTGGGAAGAATGGCACTCACCAATTACCTCGTCCAAAACAGCTTGGCTGTCATGATCTTTTTTGGTTATGGCTTGGCGTTGATGCGCCAAATTCCGTTTGCTTATATTCCCGTAATCGCAAGCCTCATATTACTCGCCCAATGGGTATTCAGTGCTTATTGGCTATCTCGTTATCGCCAAGGGCCACTTGAGTATCTATGGCGAAAATATGCTTACCGGGATTACTGA
- the yihA gene encoding ribosome biogenesis GTP-binding protein YihA/YsxC, giving the protein MFEEERSEEEQAAFLEKGRLLFRENCEFLLGAASLTQLPEPNATEVAFAGRSNVGKSSILNALTGRSNLARTSNTPGRTQQLNFFFLGNRSKLGLYVVDLPGYGYAKVSKKLVKDWVKLMRSYLRGRPNLRRVFVLVDSRHGLKDSDKELMSMLDETAVSYQVVLTKCDKVKPSEQEKLIKKTEKAIAKNVAAHPEVLITSSVKGYGLEELRGVIADLA; this is encoded by the coding sequence TTGTTTGAAGAAGAAAGATCAGAAGAAGAGCAGGCGGCATTCCTTGAAAAGGGGCGCCTGCTTTTTCGTGAAAATTGTGAATTCCTGCTTGGTGCAGCGTCGCTGACGCAATTACCGGAACCAAATGCGACCGAGGTCGCCTTTGCAGGGCGTTCCAACGTGGGTAAATCAAGTATCCTTAATGCGCTGACGGGCAGGTCGAACCTTGCGCGCACGTCCAATACACCGGGCCGTACACAACAGCTTAACTTTTTCTTTTTAGGAAACAGAAGCAAGCTTGGATTATATGTGGTGGACCTTCCGGGGTATGGGTATGCGAAAGTTTCCAAAAAACTTGTGAAAGACTGGGTGAAACTGATGCGTAGTTACTTACGCGGCCGTCCGAACTTACGCCGGGTATTTGTGCTTGTGGATAGTCGCCACGGTCTTAAGGACAGTGATAAGGAATTAATGTCCATGCTTGATGAAACGGCCGTTTCTTATCAGGTGGTGCTTACCAAATGTGATAAGGTCAAGCCAAGCGAGCAGGAAAAATTAATCAAAAAAACGGAAAAAGCCATTGCAAAAAATGTGGCTGCCCATCCAGAAGTTTTAATCACCAGTTCCGTTAAGGGATATGGGTTAGAAGAACTTCGGGGTGTGATTGCGGATCTCGCATAA
- a CDS encoding ABC transporter permease subunit: MIGTVIEKELKEYRRDGRIMGIGFLILLLIIISLATGWSVNSEQQIQAAFAQQADQEVFLEQGEKNPHSAAHFGRMAYKSAPPLSVFDPGALPYLGQIIWLEGHVQDPAMFRPAEDSLDLRRLADLSVAGVLTFLLPLLIFLVGYGSFAAERERGTLRQIMSFGSGVSLPYIGKLSAISFVGISTAVVAIVVSLFLAISMPDNTPVSDILTRGIGLILGYGLYVVIFAAIALFVSSRSKNATSAMLLLLSIWALSVVVIPRLAANIAENMYPSPDGSAFWQNYSDEMAASRLDPESAEYKEVERIVLSMAFDRELTLEEIPTLEYNQRGVRLEVSEYMAAQAFGKLYTDLYNTYENQKNVRRALSFLSPTILLQHFSSTISGTDVTAHRHFANAAEIQRQIIIKELNEDLIRNDVGGSGPYVSGEELWETIPDFSYTPPSISLSLTGASWDFLLLLIWAVIAISVSWNVAKKQKIM; encoded by the coding sequence ATGATCGGTACAGTCATTGAAAAAGAATTAAAAGAATACCGCCGTGATGGCCGGATTATGGGCATTGGTTTTCTTATTCTATTGCTTATCATCATTAGCCTCGCAACCGGATGGTCCGTTAACAGCGAACAACAAATTCAAGCCGCCTTTGCGCAGCAGGCAGACCAAGAAGTATTCCTTGAACAAGGCGAAAAAAATCCTCACTCTGCGGCACATTTTGGTCGCATGGCATATAAATCAGCGCCGCCACTTTCCGTGTTTGATCCGGGGGCGCTTCCGTACCTTGGTCAGATTATCTGGCTTGAGGGGCACGTACAAGACCCGGCTATGTTTAGACCAGCCGAAGATTCACTGGACCTAAGAAGATTGGCGGATTTAAGTGTTGCAGGCGTGCTGACATTTTTATTACCGCTGCTTATTTTTCTTGTGGGATACGGCAGCTTCGCCGCCGAACGCGAACGCGGCACACTTCGTCAGATCATGAGCTTTGGTTCCGGTGTATCCTTACCCTATATCGGAAAATTATCAGCAATAAGTTTTGTTGGCATCTCAACAGCCGTGGTCGCCATTGTTGTATCACTATTCCTTGCAATCTCTATGCCGGATAATACACCAGTATCAGACATCCTGACCCGTGGCATCGGCCTTATTTTAGGATACGGCCTATATGTTGTTATCTTTGCGGCAATCGCCCTTTTTGTGTCATCGAGGTCAAAGAATGCGACGTCAGCAATGCTCTTATTACTGAGTATCTGGGCGTTATCCGTTGTTGTTATCCCAAGGCTGGCTGCAAATATCGCGGAAAATATGTATCCATCCCCGGATGGGTCAGCATTCTGGCAAAATTATTCTGATGAAATGGCCGCAAGTAGGCTTGATCCAGAAAGCGCTGAATATAAAGAGGTTGAACGCATTGTACTAAGCATGGCATTTGACCGTGAACTGACATTGGAAGAAATCCCAACTCTTGAATACAACCAAAGAGGGGTACGCCTTGAAGTTTCAGAATATATGGCGGCACAAGCGTTCGGTAAACTTTACACTGACCTTTATAATACTTATGAAAATCAGAAAAACGTAAGGCGTGCCTTATCATTCCTGTCACCAACAATATTGTTGCAGCACTTTTCAAGCACCATTTCCGGAACAGATGTCACGGCACATAGGCACTTTGCAAATGCTGCTGAAATACAGCGACAAATCATCATCAAAGAATTAAACGAAGATTTAATCAGAAATGATGTTGGTGGTTCAGGACCTTATGTATCTGGTGAAGAATTATGGGAAACCATTCCTGATTTTTCCTATACCCCGCCATCAATTTCATTGTCATTAACCGGCGCATCTTGGGATTTTCTGCTCTTGCTTATCTGGGCAGTCATTGCAATCAGTGTGTCATGGAATGTCGCAAAAAAACAAAAGATTATGTGA
- a CDS encoding DUF1624 domain-containing protein encodes MLSRTLSQSTERNINANVSSGSRLVSIDALRGFVMVIMLIDHIRETFYLHLQVSDPVDVYTTSPALFYTRFASAICAPVFIWLTGLSAYLYAQRHTKNETAAFLLKRGLFLIFLELTVVVFLWAGKYPPNIFYLQVIWCIGFCMISLAGLIYLPRKVILMIGIAIVAGHNLLDGFKLDESSPFYVIWAILYQREVLDFGGIVARTSYPFLPWVGVIALGYVSGLWFSNASTPENRQKTLLKFGLIGMLSFILIRGINVYGDFAWINTGEFSTTLMSFLALTKYPPSFMFSLSMLSLGILFLYFFDKNDQSKFTKIMSHFGAAPMFYYIFHLAFLRILYLIGITIYGPNEGKYLSFPSVGYIWLSFVLFTVILYFPTKWFADFKKRNRHIAWLKYF; translated from the coding sequence ATGTTGAGTAGAACCTTGTCGCAAAGCACCGAAAGAAACATAAACGCAAACGTATCCTCAGGCAGCAGGCTTGTTTCCATTGATGCTTTGCGCGGGTTCGTTATGGTGATCATGTTAATTGATCATATTCGTGAAACTTTTTATCTCCATCTTCAGGTATCTGACCCCGTCGATGTTTACACCACCAGTCCGGCATTATTTTACACACGTTTCGCCAGTGCCATTTGTGCACCGGTGTTCATCTGGCTAACCGGGTTATCAGCATATCTATATGCGCAGAGGCACACGAAAAATGAAACCGCCGCCTTTCTTTTAAAAAGAGGGTTATTTCTAATCTTTCTTGAATTGACAGTAGTCGTGTTTTTATGGGCGGGGAAATATCCACCGAATATTTTTTATCTGCAGGTGATCTGGTGTATCGGATTTTGTATGATATCTCTTGCCGGATTAATATATTTACCGCGTAAAGTAATCCTGATGATTGGGATTGCCATCGTCGCGGGACATAACCTTTTGGATGGATTTAAACTGGATGAAAGTTCACCATTTTATGTGATCTGGGCGATCCTTTATCAACGCGAAGTTCTTGATTTCGGTGGCATTGTCGCCAGAACCAGTTACCCATTTTTACCGTGGGTTGGGGTTATTGCGCTTGGCTATGTATCAGGATTATGGTTTTCAAATGCGTCCACACCGGAAAACAGACAAAAAACACTTCTTAAATTTGGTTTGATCGGCATGTTATCCTTCATCCTGATCAGGGGCATTAATGTCTATGGTGATTTTGCGTGGATCAATACCGGTGAATTTTCCACCACTCTCATGAGCTTTCTAGCCCTCACCAAATACCCACCGTCATTTATGTTCAGCCTTTCCATGCTTAGTCTTGGGATACTTTTCTTATATTTCTTCGATAAAAACGATCAGAGCAAGTTTACAAAAATCATGTCACATTTCGGTGCGGCGCCGATGTTTTATTATATATTCCACCTTGCCTTTTTAAGGATACTTTACCTGATCGGAATAACAATTTATGGCCCCAACGAAGGAAAATACCTGTCCTTCCCAAGTGTCGGTTATATCTGGCTTTCATTTGTCCTATTCACAGTCATTCTATATTTCCCAACCAAATGGTTCGCGGATTTCAAAAAGCGAAACAGACATATCGCATGGCTTAAGTATTTTTAG
- a CDS encoding ABC transporter ATP-binding protein, with the protein MTEVLKADGLTKSFGSKTALNSLNLVANEGEIICLLGANGAGKTTTINLFLGFLEPTSGAAIVDGKNVAENTEYARSCLAYVPEQVNLYPTLTGLENLSYFAKLANKQDLGEDKLYELIDRVGLDRKAASDRVENYSKGMRQKIGLAIALAKNAKALLLDEPLSGLDPKAANEFCALIRKLADEGTAVLMATHDLFRAKEIGDRIGIMKAGNLVDVLSAKDINHNELEQIYLNHMHDTDTNLERVA; encoded by the coding sequence ATGACTGAAGTACTTAAAGCAGATGGTTTAACAAAATCATTTGGCTCAAAAACAGCTCTAAATTCACTTAATTTAGTAGCGAATGAGGGGGAAATTATTTGTCTTCTGGGTGCGAATGGTGCCGGAAAAACAACGACAATCAATCTTTTTCTTGGCTTTTTAGAGCCAACATCAGGCGCCGCAATTGTTGACGGTAAAAATGTTGCCGAAAATACCGAATATGCAAGATCATGCCTTGCATATGTTCCGGAACAGGTAAATCTATACCCGACGTTAACGGGTCTAGAAAACCTTTCCTATTTTGCCAAGCTCGCAAATAAACAAGACCTCGGCGAAGATAAGTTATATGAACTGATCGACCGTGTTGGCCTTGACCGTAAAGCCGCAAGCGACAGAGTAGAAAATTATTCAAAAGGCATGCGTCAGAAAATCGGCCTTGCTATTGCACTGGCCAAGAATGCAAAAGCATTACTACTAGATGAACCGCTTTCCGGTCTGGATCCAAAAGCTGCAAATGAATTTTGTGCACTCATCAGAAAACTTGCCGATGAAGGCACAGCCGTATTAATGGCCACTCATGACTTGTTCCGTGCCAAGGAAATTGGCGACCGTATTGGTATTATGAAAGCTGGCAATCTTGTGGATGTATTGTCCGCTAAAGATATCAACCATAATGAACTAGAACAGATTTATCTTAACCACATGCATGACACCGACACAAATCTGGAGAGAGTGGCATGA